In Labeo rohita strain BAU-BD-2019 chromosome 4, IGBB_LRoh.1.0, whole genome shotgun sequence, the DNA window AAAGAAATTGAGTGTGATTGTGCTAAACATCAGATGGTTGTAATGCCTGGGTCGTTTCAATGTGAGGGCACCATTTTGAGCTTGTAATAATGGGTAAGGCAGTCCATATTATCCACTTTACTACACAATAACAGGTTCCCGCTGGTTGTTCTGCCTTTTGACTACAAAAACCTTCTGTCCGGAGATCGTCACAGCATAAACGTAGTCTTCAAACATCACtgtgaacaaaaacacaaaataacatcaGGATATTTACTAAGCTGAATTAATAACAGCTGAGGTTTTAGGTTGAAAAATTCTAGACAAACACATTCTTGACAGGCTTTAGGTGGGAGAACCTAACCATAGAGGCCCaagtaaaaatatgtttcttaCCTGACATGCGTTTGAAAGGGGGCTCAGCTGTCCCATGCAATCTAAAACGACAAGCTGTTCTGACCATCTGCATGATCACTCCTGCCGTGTGCTCGTCATTTTCCAGCTCTCCTGCAGACTGTAAAAAGATTCACAGAGCCCTTTCTTACTTACATTAAAACGCTTCAGCTGGACATAGACCGATCACCCCTGCCAACCCTTCTACATAATGTTTACTGGTTAATCAGCCTGTAACCCTTTTCATCTGTATTTTGAGTATCAGGATGGTTGTACATATGTAGGTATAtgcaaattgtttatttatcgtttttttttttttttgttttggtattgtcacttttttcatgtttgtaaaatgtctaaaattcaaaataaatcacaaaaaaaaaaaaaaaaaaaaaaaagattcacagaagaattaatttacatattgGCTTATGCATGTACactgttgttcaaaagtttgggatcagtaagatttgtaatgttttttaaataaatcttttctgCTCGTCAAGGCTGTTTagttgataaaaaatacagaaaaaaatagtaatattgtgaaatattattgcaatttcaaatagcggttttctattctaatatacttaaaaacagaatttgtttctgtgaagcaaagctgaattttcatcataactccagtcttcagtgtcacatgattttttttagaaatcacttattataaatgttgaaaacagttgtgctgcttattttgtttttgaaatctgtgatttttttttttttttcaggattccttgatgaataaaaggttaaaaagtacagcttttatttaaaatataaatcttttgttacaatatacactaccgttcaaagtctggggtctgtaattttttttttctttcttactttctttgaaaaacaaatgaatagttttattccggatgtgttaaattaataacaataaaaaagtgaTCGTATAGactaaacgctgttctttttaactttttattcatcaaagaatcctgaaaaaaaagtatcacaggttccagaaAAATACTGATTGATAATATATCTCATAATGTCAAGTATTTACAATATATGATGAACTTAATTGCAAACTGAGTGTTTAATAACTTACCGCAAGTACACCTTCCTCACTAATAACCAAATACCCAGTCTGATCGGGTATTCTCTCTAAACCTTGGGTCAGAGCGGTGGTCtgcaattcaaaacaatataaTGCAGGAAATAAACATTAGAAGAGCTCATCTGTCTAATGGTTTCTTACAGCTTACTCCTTTTTATCACATTATTTATAATCTCATATCACGTTTTCCATACGCATGCGCACACCTTAAAACCGTTTCATCAAAAGAAACATTAAGCTGGACAAATGCCTCgaaagtaaaaattatatttaccaTTTTTAGGTAGTGCAGATGAATTTACACTGTTGTCTTCCTTCACACCCCGCCTCACGTGACTGCCAAGCAAGCGTCGCGTGCTTATAACGTCATGTCACAAGGTACATGGCTTTTTCTGTAAATCTGACATTGCTTTTATGCTTTGGAAATATACACCACATGATGATGATTAGAATATGTTTTATAAGTACAGAATTCTGACAGTGTTTAGGTTGTTCACGCACACATTCTGATTCAGGTTCAGATGTGCTGTCATTAGCGACACGTTAACGCGACGAGCACAGATCTCAGATCAGTCTAAATAAAGCGCTTACGCGTTAGTCAAAGCGGAAGTGCAGTAGTCAGCTGATTAAAGCATATGATCTTGCTGGACGGAAAAACATTTAATCCATTCTGTCTGGTATTTGAACGAATataagaaaaagacaaaatgcctGGACGGGGGAAATTAATCGCTGTTATTGGGGATGAAGACACATGTACCGGATTCCTTCTCGGAGGGATCGGAGAGTTGAACAAAAACCGAAAACCCAATTTCTTGGTGGTGGAAAAGGACACTAGCATCACAGAAATAGAGGAGACCTTTAAGTAAGAGACAGGATTTGAAATGTCTAAATGATTTAAGATCTTATATTTCaatcataaatatatgaaatattgcctatattgtattatattaataatctatctatctatctgtttttaGACATagctttatatatgtatgtattactTTAGAATTTTATAGTTTTCACATAATCAAATTTTGACTGAGAATAGCATTTTGTACACAATTAATAGTACAAAGATCATTTTTTACTTGAATGTTAACATCAATGATATCTGTTCTTCATCTCCAGGAGTTTCCTGGCTCGCAGTGACATTGGCATCATCCTCATCAACCAGTTCATTGCAGAGATGATTCGTCATGCTATCGATGCCCACATGCAGTCAATCCCGGCCGTTCTTGAGATCCCCTCAAAAGAGCATCCGTATGACGCCTCCAAAGATTCCATCCTGCGACGGGCCAAAGGCATGTTTTCAGCAGAGGACTTCCGATAAGCTGATACCCCTGTGGGGTCACGTTCTGGCCTGGGCGGGTGTGAGAGTAAACAAGTTTTACTTCTTGTTCTCATTCATCTTGCTGAAGCTGGAACCCGTATTATAAAGATTAAATACTGATGTGTTGTAAATGTGATGTTCTTGTGTATTTTGCCATTCCAAAGTTTGAAGATAAGGAAATTGTTTATCAGTGCTcctaataataattagtataattaattatatcatatataaaaattacaagaaaGATATGTGTTATTTTACCCCTTGTGTAATAGACATATACCGCAAGTgattgttattataaatattgtctatatgttttatttttcagtttgttcATTTCAAAGCTAATAATGTTGGACTGCAAAACCACTGTTCACTTATTGACCCCGTTTAAATCATTCTCAAATAACTTACAAATGCTAACTGGACATCTTTGGATCTCTCACTTCTGTAACTGTAATGCGATGTGctgtaaatgcacattttgtcaTTGTATTGGCTGACACTTTGAGCACTGGAAAGAGCTGTACATGGTGtgatgtaattaaaatatgttaacttATGTCTGCAAAACTGTGACtcgcagtttattaaaagtaatgGAGTCTGACACTCTTTTGGTTTTGTGTGATGAATATCTGATATCTAAATAACAATACAAATTATGATAAAGCCaaagtaattataataaatattaaaagataaCAGAAAAactggcacaagctgattggttcatgttgcatctgcagccaatgagcttgctgcttttcttttttttatacttatttttttgttgttttattgtttgtttgttttttagataagaacagaaaaacactttacataacaaaaaagaataaaataaataattcaacaaataataaaaaaaataagttaaaataacaAAGGTTGCCACGCATTACACATTAACTTTCAGTAATAACAAAGGATTGTCATATAAACCATTACACATTTGACATGCGTTTGCACtatatcaataaataattaaatacatttacaaatgcaAGACCACAAAGGGACTTGTTAACCATTTCCTCCATTTATTCTCAAAGATTTGCATTTGCAGCCATAGTGTATATGTGAGTCTTTCCATTTCTCTAACCTCTGTTACTATTTGGAACCAGTCTTCTCTCGTAGATGGGTCTTCCTTGTGCCATTTCCGGGTTAACGcctttttatttgttgccaataaaattttaaataaatgtttatcatCTTTCCCAACCTCATCTGGGATAGAGCTTGCTGCTAttatttaaatggctggttagcattcattAGAGCATTTCGCAGCacgctttcagagttcctctgaaaccctccacctccccagctccacctgtttaGACCTGCTATGggttattatactgtatatgctatttgtgtagcagcagtatgtcttaaatactcacagcactgtAACAGCATATGTATTGGTAAtcgcaagttcctgtacttgcgttacagcagaaatattaaatatatttgtctggcttaataaataaatacatgctcTTGGGAAAAAGCCACACACTTGGGTAATTGACCACTTCCTGGAAACCACATTATCACTGTGTTGTCACATGCATGAACGTCTAACTGAAACTTAAAACCAGATATACTGTATCTAAGTTTACCGTAGGTCTAAGAATGACCAAACTCTGTGACGACAGGATGTGATTCATCATTTTGTGGTTTCTTACACCACCACTATCAGCTCCCAAACATTTTCAAACACTGATAAGATCCCATCACTCTTCTGTCTTTTAAAAGTATCTGTCCCTGTTTCATTCAAGGACAAAACCTGCTTCAGCTTGTGGGAATCACACACAACTCAGATCCCTAAAAGATTAAAGAGCTTTTGAATGGACAGGGAATTGCATATAAGCTTAATTCAGCTCTGATCTGCTTCATTCACATTCACTCTGTTTAGTAAGTCAGACAGCATGTTTCTTGTCTGGACTCTCAGTTTTCTCATCCTCAGCTACACTCTTGGGTTTCCCATTCTTAATAGTACAAGGTAAGATATTTTCATGCATAACAATGAGTGAATGTGTTGCTTCCACAGTTCTACACATTTCACCAACATTCTATGATGTATTCTTTTCAGCAGTGGATCTCACATGGAGACTCTTCCCAGTGTCACAGAGAGGAACTCCACAGAGTATATTAAGACCGATCAGACAAACAGGTATAGAACTTTTTGAGTCCTACGGAATGCTAAGCAATTCTTTCATCTAACCCAAATGTCTTGACTTTTTCGATAGATCTGAAATAGAGATACAAAAAAGGCCTTCAAAATTTCTGTAAGTAatgcatttaattcatttttttaaataataaatacaattaaacagtatattatattatataataaaatgttatgtgctGTGCTTTtcctgtatttaaaaataatgtcaatttgcatttaaaataatggaaTAATTCCTTCCATTGTAGTTGCTATCCCTTCTTacacaaaagaaagacagactgCACAAAGAATGCTTGTTTTGTTCATAATTACACTGATAACAATTATATTGTGTTTTCGGCCTCTAAtctaaaatgtcaaattaaaattcattaatcACTTCCACACAGAAATCACATCTTAAACAAGTAGTGAAATGTCACCATTAAGTAGAACAAAAAACTTCCTGTCTCCTTATTCCTGTTTCATTCTCTCCATCACCTTAATGCTTTCTGATGCATATTCCATTTTAAATTCTCATTCAGTGTTTCTTGGTGCCTGATATTCTCTTTCATTTCAGCCGAAGGTTTTGTTTTCTCCCCACTTGTTCCTTGTGGAACCTGGGGTCAATGCTACAGGCTGGAAATGAGATTGCTGGAGACATGGCCAGTGATCCAATGGGAATCGGCAAGAAATGAAGCACGATCCTGAATAATCAAAGAACCGGTGGTGTTTGGACTGACTATGAGAAGAAGTTGCACTAATGCATTTCAGTAAAATGATGTGCTTGGCTATCTTAggttttctttttaacattctGTGAAAACAGAATTAATTTAGGCATGTTATAATTTATAGTAGTGTTGTaatgtttctgttttcattttgatgataaaaatgttattttgcattttatttctgtcCAGTCTTAGCAGcttagtttttagtgtttttactgaAACCTTGTGCATTTTATGGAAAATTGaacagtattttcatttgaCTGCCTTTATAAGCAGAAGCCTTACTGCAGATGTTGTTGCACCTGATGGTTAGGCACTGTAGATGAACgtggtaaaaagaaaaaactatatTCCTagggatttttttaagttgtcttaaaaacacattacaacATGAAAATGCAACAATATAGAATGGGATACTCGTTGTCTATGTATGTTGTATAATCAGTCAGGAAATTTGTAGGTGTACTATAAATTCAGTAATACAATTCATAATTGTCAGCGTCACATTTAGTTTCATTGAGTTTGTTCTTAATCCCACCTGTATAGTTcagttatatgtgaccctgggccacaaaaccagtcataggggtcaatttttggatattgagttttataaataaataaataaataagctttctattgatgatttgttaggacaggacactgttaggctgagatacagctatttgaaaatctggaatctgagaatgcaaaaaaatctaaatattgagaaaatcacctttaaagttgtccaaatgaagttcttagcaatgcatattactaatccagaagtaagttttgatatatctatggcaggaaatttacaaaatatcttcatgaaacatgatttttatttaatatcctcaacatttttggcataagagaaaaatcgataattttgacccatacaatgtatttttggctattgctacaaatatacctgtgctgcttAGGATTGGTttggtggtccagggtcacatatgtgtaaAAGTActcctgtttttttctgtttgtttattgcTGTTTGTGGATAAAGGACTATTTAGATTAAATTTCTTTGTCTAATAATTTTACACAGctcaaaatgaaattaaataaaataaaaaaaggaattatAACTAGACATTGTATTACTGCATAATGTGTTATAAATGCACTTTTTGTCATTGTCAATTTAAGTCTAAAAGGTACAACTTTTCCAAGCTGTTTTCGCATAtcatctgtttttcttttaatgtgaaCTAAGATTATGTTGTCCAGTAAGAAACATATGAGAACAGATTCTAAAAACATCACATCCCTAGTTTCTATAAAAGGGTCATTCATACGGTATATAAAAGGTTATTGAAACtcataaaatcaaatgtttctACAACCCTGAAACAACTGATGATAGATAAGTTAAGCCAGTTATGTAGCTTGGTTTTGAcaaaaaactttaacaaaagatatggctgaCACAATGTTCCTTctcaatataaaatgttaaaaacaaactttgttgATAGacctgttaaataaacaaatatctgTACACACTTCAGACaagaaacagatttttttccattattgtCCAAATACTGTGACTCATGGAATTGATTTATTTAGAAGGTCTCATCAATCGACTATGTCtgtcttttaaatgtttgtccTTGTCTTATTCAAGGACAAAAGCGAACTCCTGCCTGTGGGAACCACACATGTATACAAATGCCTAACATATTTAAAGAGCAGTGGAATCCTCTGAAAATCAAATAGATTGTTTAATCAGCTCTGATCTGCTTAATTCACATTGACTCTGTTCAGTAAGTCAGTGCTGGTGATGAACAGCATGTTCCTTGCCTGGACTCTCAGCTTTCTCATCCTCAGCTACACTCTTGGGTTTCCCATGCTTAATAACACAAGGTAAGATATTTTCTTATAACATATGTGTCCACAAAAATTACAACATTCTACTTCACACCTgtgatgtatttgtttttaagcaGTGGATCTCAAACAGAGACGTTTCTCAATGTCACAACCGGGAAC includes these proteins:
- the lamtor4 gene encoding ragulator complex protein LAMTOR4, which encodes MTTALTQGLERIPDQTGYLVISEEGVLASAGELENDEHTAGVIMQMVRTACRFRLHGTAEPPFKRMSVMFEDYVYAVTISGQKVFVVKRQNNQREPVIV
- the atp6v1f gene encoding V-type proton ATPase subunit F, giving the protein MPGRGKLIAVIGDEDTCTGFLLGGIGELNKNRKPNFLVVEKDTSITEIEETFKSFLARSDIGIILINQFIAEMIRHAIDAHMQSIPAVLEIPSKEHPYDASKDSILRRAKGMFSAEDFR
- the zgc:193726 gene encoding uncharacterized protein zgc:193726 isoform X1, whose amino-acid sequence is MFLVWTLSFLILSYTLGFPILNSTSSGSHMETLPSVTERNSTEYIKTDQTNRSEIEIQKRPSKFLRRFCFLPTCSLWNLGSMLQAGNEIAGDMASDPMGIGKK
- the zgc:193726 gene encoding uncharacterized protein zgc:193726 isoform X2; this translates as MFLVWTLSFLILSYTLGFPILNSTSGSHMETLPSVTERNSTEYIKTDQTNRSEIEIQKRPSKFLRRFCFLPTCSLWNLGSMLQAGNEIAGDMASDPMGIGKK